Proteins co-encoded in one Apteryx mantelli isolate bAptMan1 chromosome 4, bAptMan1.hap1, whole genome shotgun sequence genomic window:
- the TMEM229B gene encoding transmembrane protein 229B, with amino-acid sequence MAAAEPLTAFSRWYLYAIHGYFCEVMFTAAWEFVVNFNWKFPGVTSVWALFIYGTSILIVEKMYLYLKDKCNILVRCLIYTLWTYLWEFTTGLILRQFNACPWDYSQFDFDFMGLITLEYAIPWFCASFIMEQLVIRNTLRLRFDETAEPGAPTVPVALANGHVKTD; translated from the coding sequence ATGGCTGCGGCAGAACCTCTGACCGCTTTCTCCCGGTGGTACCTCTATGCCATTCATGGCTATTTCTGTGAGGTGATGTTCACAGCTGCCTGGGAGTTTGTGGTCAACTTTAACTGGAAGTTTCCAGGTGTAACCAGTGTGTGGGCACTCTTCATTTATGGCACTTCCATCCTCATTGTGGAGAAGATGTATCTGTATCTCAAGGACAAGTGTAACATTTTAGTGCGCTGCCTCATTTACACTCTTTGGACATACCTCTGGGAGTTCACCACTGGCCTCATTCTACGCCAGTTCAATGCCTGCCCATGGGACTATTCCCAGTTTGATTTTGACTTCATGGGCCTGATCACCCTGGAGTATGCCATCCCATGGTTTTGTGCTTCTTTCATCATGGAGCAGCTGGTGATCAGAAACACCCTGCGCTTACGATTTGATGAGACTGCTGAGCCAGGGGCCCCCACTGTCCCTGTTGCCTTGGCCAACGGCCATGTGAAGACTGATTGA